The proteins below are encoded in one region of Oryzias melastigma strain HK-1 linkage group LG7, ASM292280v2, whole genome shotgun sequence:
- the LOC118598927 gene encoding gastrula zinc finger protein XlCGF8.2DB-like produces MSEGQCDSDVSKKFKLTTLVKKQKQSSKENKHSSAGSGKRKRIPHDVSVYMKTKFERPHVPKECDKTQMGTHTGQKCFSCKECDKSFSQIYCLKRHMRIHTGEKPFLCKECDGRFSRISNLKRHMRTHTGEKLFSCKECDKRFYQISNLKTHMRIHTGEKPFFCKKCDKSYITLSSLKSHMRTHTGEKPFLCEQCDLSFYRKSSLKRHMRIHTGERPYSCEQCDSSFSQKSSLNSHIRTHTGEKPFLCKECDKSFSRISSLKLHMRTHTEEKPFLCEQCDLSFYRKSSLKRHMRIHKPGPI; encoded by the coding sequence atgtcagaaggtcagtgtgactctgatgtTAGTAAAAAATTCAAGTTGACAACTTTggttaagaaacaaaaacaatcctcaaaagaaaataaacattcatcTGCAGggtctggaaaaagaaaaagaattccACACGACGTGTCCGTCTACATGAAAACTAAGTTTGAAAGACCTCATGTCcctaaagaatgtgacaaaacacAGATGGGAACTCATACAggacaaaagtgtttttcttgtaaagaatgtgataaaagttttagtcaaatatattgtctcaaaagacacatgagaatccatacaggagagaagccttttttgtgtaaagaatgtgacggAAGGTTTAGTCGAATATctaatctcaaaagacacatgagaactcatacaggagaaaagcttttttcttgtaaagaatgtgataaacgtttttatcaaatatcaaatctcaaaacacacatgagaatccATACAGgtgagaagccttttttttgtaaaaaatgtgataaaagttatATCACACTATCTAGTCTtaaatcacacatgagaactcatacaggagagaagccttttttgtgtgaacaatgtgatttaagtttttatcGGAAATCaagtctcaaaagacacatgagaattcatacaggagagaggCCTTATTCGTGTGAACAATGTGATTCAAGTTTTAGTCAGAAATCAAGTCTCAATTCACATAttagaactcatacaggagagaagccctttttgtgtaaagaatgtgataaaagttttagcagaATATCTAGTCTTAAattacacatgagaactcatacagaagagaagccttttttgtgtgaacaatgtgatttaagtttttatcGGAAATCaagtctcaaaagacacatgagaattcaTAAACCAGGGCCTATTTGA